CCTCCCCAGAAAGCGCCAGGCCATGGGATGCCACCTCGACCGCGACAGTGAGGGCGTCGGTGATGGCCCGGCCACCTTCAGGGCCAGGCAGGTAGAGTCGGTCGGCCAGGGGATCACGCCAGTCCCGGACCGCGTTGAGGGCAGCCAGGCCGCCCCGGATGGCGAGCAGGCAACCGACGTTGCCCGCATTGCAGTCGGTGTCCCATCCGCAGGTATTGGCGATGACCAGACTGCGCCGCAGGTCGCCGGCCCCGTAGAGCAGCGCCAACAGGATCACGCCGTGGTTCGGGATCACATGCACGTTCCCGGGGTACCGGTCATACCCATAGCTGGCCTCCAGCCGCTGCCGGGCACGCGCCCACTCGGGTTCCTCCCGGTGCCAGGCGCGCACCTCCCGGTACAGCCGGGCCAGCACGCCGCCTTCAGGCAACGCCGCTTGTGCAGCGTCGAGCAGGGTGTCGAGATCCGATTCGACAAACGCGAGCGCTTCCATGGTCGCCAGTGCCACGGCGGCGTCGACGGCCGCGCCGTCGTGGCTCACCTGCGCCGCGGCGCGGGCCAGCCGCGCGGCCAGGTCGGGACGACCGGGAGCGACCATGGCCCAGCCGTCGATGAAGATCTGCGCGCCGATCTGCTCGGCGACCGTCCGACCGTTTACCTCAGCCGAGCCGCTCAGCGGGGCGCGGAGTCCGGCGGTGAGCCGGTGGTAGGCGGTCTGCTCCGTCGAGTTGCCGAAGCCGCCCCACCACAGGCACGTGCGGCCCTCCACGATCTGGTCGAGCCAGGTGTCCCCGATGTCGGCGGCCGTCACGGCTTCGGCCGCGACGCGCTCCAGGGTCCGGAGAAAGGTGAAGGTGCCGGTCAGGTCATCGTCTGGCAGGATCAGCGGCCAGTCGCGGTGACCATGGACGTACCGGTCGAGTTCGCCGAAGGTCTCGGTGATGCGGGCATACGACCAGCCCTCGACGGGACGGCCCAGGCTGACGCCGATGATCTTGCCGAGGACACCCGCATAGACACGTTCAAGATAGTCGGCTGGGACAACGTGGTTCACAGGTCAGCTCCTGGAGTGAGGACACACCCGAGACCCTCAAGGAAGGCGGGGTGCCACACGTCCCAGTCGTGACCCCCCCGAACGATACGCAGGTGCGACGAAGCGCCGCGTCCGGTCAGGCGGGCGTGCAGAAGCGCCGCCTGAACCTCGGCGTTGGCCGCAGGGGACGGGTGCCGGAACTCCGAGTCCCCCGCGGCGATAAAGAAGCGGGTGGGCACCGTGGAGAGGCCAGACAGAACGCGCGGATAGTTCAGCGCTTGCCAGCGTGCGTCCCGAAAGGGCGTCCCGAATGCCGGCAGGCGGCGGGCGCTCGACCCGGCGGGCGGGAGCCCCGCGTAAATCGCCGGACTCAGCAACATGGCCGCGCCGAACAGGTGCGGACGTGTCAGGGCGTAGCGCAGCGCTCCGTAGCCGCCCATGGAGACCCCGGCCAGGATGCGTCCGGCGGGCGGGCCGACCTGGGCCTCGACGTGGGGCAGCAGGTCAGCGAAAAAGGCCCGCTCGAGAGGCTCGTCGGCGTCGACGTACCAGCTCGACCCGAAGTCCGGCATCACCGCGCGAACCGCGGGCAGGGTGCCGGCCCGGATCCGGGCGTCCATGGCCTCCAGCACCTTGCTGTTGTCCGCCCATGAGGTGTGATTCCCGCCGCGGCCGTGCAGGAGGTAGAGCAGCGGCAGGGGCTCCTGCACCGGCCCGGGCGGCTGGTACAGGCTGTAGTGCCATGCCCGGCCGAGCAGCGAACTGTCGACGCTGTGAACCGTCAGGCCGGGGCCACCGTGGGGGTCCCGCGTGTCGACGGTGACCAGCCCCACCGGTTCATCCATCCGTCCGCTCCGGCGGCTCCCGGTGCAGGATGTCGCGGTAGATCTCATCCGCGTCGGCCCCGATGGCCGTGCGGCCGGTGTGCCGGATGCGCCCCGGCGTCGCGGAAAGCCGGGGAAGCACGCCAGGCATCAGCACCGATCCGAGATCGTCGTCCGGCACCGAGACCACTGACTGCCGGGCCAGCACATGGGGATCCGTGACGATCTGATCGATGCTGTAGACCGGCGCGATGGGGGCCTCGATCTCGCGGAACCGGCCCAGGACGGTGTCCAGGTCGTGGGCCCCGATCCAGTCGGCGACCAGGGCATCGAGTTCGTCGGCGTTCGCCCGGCGCGCGGCGGCGTTGGAGAATCGGGGATCGGCGCGCAATTCGGGACGGCCGATCACGACCAGCATGCGGTCGACGATCTGCTGTGTTCCCCCTGACAGCGCGACCCATCGACCGTCGAGTGTCTGGTAGGCATTGCGCGGAGACGTGCGGCGCGAGCGGTTGCCCATTCTTGTCTGGACCGTGCCGGTCTGCTCGTACTCGGTGGTTTGCGGTCCCAGAATAGAGAACAGAGGCTCGTACAGGCTCAGGTCGATCACCTGCCCGCGACCGCCACGCGCATCTCGCCAGTACAGCGCCATCATCACGGCCGAGGTGCCGGCCAGCGCCGCCACGCCATCGGCCAGACCGAAGGGGGGGAGGGTCGGCGGGCCGTCCGGCTGCCCGGTGATGAACGCAAAGCCGGAAAAGGCCTCCGCGAGCGTCCCGAAGCCTGGCTGGGCGCTCAGCGGCCCGGTCTGGCCGAAGCCGGTGACGCGGACGAGCACCAGCCCGGGATTCACGGCGCTGAGTTCGTCGTAGCCGAGGTTCCAGCCCTCGAGCCGACCGGGGCGGAAGTTTTCAATGACCACGTCCGCCCACGCGCAGAGCTCCCGCGCCGTCTCGCGGTCGGCCTCGAGATGCAGGTCGAGCGAGAGCAGCCGCTTGTTGCGCGAGATGACCTTCCACCACAGCGGAATCTCGCCGCGCTCGGTGGCCTTGGACAGGCCCCAGCGCCGCGCGTCGTCCCCGCGGGGATGCTCGACCTTGATCACGTCCGCGCCGAAATCCCCGAGGTTCGTGGCGATCAGCGGCCCGGCATACAGACTCGAGAGGTCAAGGACACGCAGGCCCGCCAGCGGGAGCGGTGTGTCCGATCCGGCGCCGCTCACCGGGACGCCTGCCGTAAGGCGCGCCGCAGCAGGGCGCGGGCCCGCGCCGCGACTGGAGCATCGACCATCGTGCCCTCCAGAGCAAACGCGCCGGTGCCCTCCGCCGCGTGTACCTCGTACCCCTCGCTGACGCGTCGGGCCCACTCCAGTTCGGCGGCCGACGGAGCGAAGACGTCCTCGATCACGGGCAGTTGGGCTGGATGGATGGCATGCTTGCCGCTGAAGCCCAGGGCGCGCGCTGCCTCGGCCTCACTCCGCAGCCGCTCCAGATCGCGGAAATTTCCGGACGCCCCATCGTGCGGGGGTTCCAGCCCGGCGAGTGCCGACGCCTCCACCAGGGCCACCTTGGCGTGGAGCACCGCGAGGCTCAGCTGCCCGTCCGGGGGAGGCCAGGCCAGGCCAAGATCACGGCTGTAGTCGGCAGCGCCGAAGCAGAGCCCTACCACCCGTGGACTGGCGGCCGCAATGGCATCCGCCGCCCGCACGCCCCGCACCGTCTCGAGGGTGGCCATCAGCTGGATGCCCCCGGGAGCAACGCCCCGGCGCCGTTCGAGTTCGCCGATCAGCCAGTCCACCCGCCGGAGCTCGTCAGGCGACTCGACCTTCGGCAGGTTGATGCCCTCCACACCCGGCTGGATCACCGCGTGCAGGTCGTCGTACAGGTCCGGCGAGTCGGCCGCGTTGACCCGCACCCAGACATGCAGGCCGGGCGGGGCGGACTGCAGGGAGCGGGCCACCTGCTCGCGGGCCAGGGCCTTGGCCGATGGCGCCACGCCATCCTCCAGGTCGAGCAGCAGCGCCTCGGCGCCCAAGGTGCCGATCTTGGCGAGCTTGCGCTCATCACTGCCGGGCACGAACAACATGGTGGGCCACATCAGCGGATCACCGCCACTGGCTGCGGAATCACGGCCAACGTTCGGGCCGCGAGGTCGTCGATCCGCGCGTGATCGAAGCCCCGCAGGCTGGACCGCACCTCGCCGCGCAGGGGGTCGCTCCAGCGTGCAGGAACCTCGCCGGTCAGCGTGCCAACGATCGACCCCACGGTGGCCCCGTTGCAGTCGGTGTCCCAGCCGCCCATCACGGCAAGGCAGATGGACGTGGAATAGTCCCCGTCCCCATAGAGCAGGGCCGCGGCCACCAGCGCCGCGTTGTTGATGGCATGCACCCAGTGGTAGTGCCCGTAGCGGGCCTGCAGGAGATCGAGCGCGCCTTCCCAGTCCTGAGTCTGCCCCGGCAGTTCCAGAGCAAAGCGCACGGCCTCGGCCAGGCGGCTGCCATGCGGAATGACGCGCAGGCCCGCTTCCACCACCGCGCGGACGTCGGCGTGGGTGAAGGCCGCGGCCACCATCGCGGCCACCCACATCTCCGCGTAGACGCCGTTGCCGGTGTGGCTGAGCTGGGCGTCGCGCCGCGCGAGCGCCGCCGCGAGCGCCGGATCCCCCGGCGCGGCCCAGCCCCACACGTCGGCCCGGATCTGCGCGCCGATCCATTCCCGGTATGGATTGCGGTGCCGCGCGGTTTCGGGCGGCTCCCGCTTCTCGAGCAGATTCTGGTACGCCACGCGCTCGGCCGTGAAGGTGGTCAGCACCGGCATCATGGACAGCCACGCCGTGGCGACGTCCTCGGTCGTGAAGTCCAGGCCCGCGCCCTCCAGCACGGCGAGGTTCAGCATGGCGTAGTTGATGTCGTCGTCCTCGGGCATGCACGTGATGGTCTCGCGCAGGCTGGTCGGGGCGCTCGCGCGGTTCCAGGGCCAGCGCGCCAGCACTTCGTGCGGGATGCCCCGCGCGGTGAAGTAGTCGTCGAGCGGCCACTGCCCACCGGACTGCAGCAGTTCGCGGATCCCTTCGCGCGGGATCTTCTCGACCGGTTTGCCGAGCAGGCACCCGGCCATGCGTCCCGTCCAGCCGGCGTGCAGCCGGCGGAGCAGGTCGCTGCGGTCGAGGGACGGTGCCGGTTGCCCCTCAAGCAGGAGCGGAGCCTCCCCGTCATCGTGGACGGACGTGAGTTCCCTTGCCCGGTCGAGCAGCGCCCCGGCACCCTCGCGCCGGGTGGCGGCGGGCGCACCCTCCAGCTCGGCCCAGGCCCGCTCGAGCTCGCCCGGATCCAGGCCTTCTTCCCGCAGCTGCCGGAACTCATGTTCCAGACGCTCCTCCAGCGCGAGCCAGGTGATCCGGACGCTCACACGGGCACCGTCCCGGCCACCGGGGGGCCCGGAAAGGCGGCCACGCGACGGGCAAACTGCGCTTGATCCTGCTCGAACACCTCGCGGGCGACCGCAGCGAGCGAGACGGCCACGGCCCGCAGATCCTTGCGGCTGCGCTCCTGGATGTGCGCGGCCCAGTGGGCAGGGATGGCCTGCTCACCGTGCAGGGCTCCCGCGACCGCGCCGCCCATACTCGCGATGGAATCCGAATCCCGCCCGTAGTTCACGCCGCCGAGCACCGTGTCCAGGTACGTGCCGCGTGTGGCGACCAGCATGCCCAGTGCTACGGGCAGTTCCTCGATGGCGCGCTTGCGGCTGGGCTTGCGGGCGTCCAGGTCAGGATCGCGGTAGTCCTCGCCCACACTGTCGAAGGGACGCACGGCGTCGCGCAGCACAGGGATCGCGGCCCGCCAGTCGTGCACGTTCCGCGCCGCGGCGGTGACGGCCAGGATGGCCTCGCGGGTGCCGTCCCGCGCCAGGGCCACGCAGGCGGCCACGACCGAGTCGACCGTGGCGCCCGGCCGCAGCGCCTCGGCCACTGCCGCGGCCAGCACGCCGGCCGCCTCCCGCCCATAGCTGGACTGATGGGCCCCGGCGATCTCGATGGCCTCCTGATAGGCCCCGGCGGGATGCCCGGCATTGACGATGCCGACCGGCGCCATGTACATCGCCGCGCCGCAGTTCACGACGTTGCCCACGCCGGCCTCCCTGGGATCCACATGGGCCTGGCGCAGGCGCAGCAGCAGGTACTTTTCCGCGTAGAACAGCCGATTGACCAGCACGGTGTCCCGCTCGAACTCGGGCACGTACGTCACCACGTCCGCGATCTCGGCGACGAGGTGATCGGCCATGTCGTAGGCGCTGAGGTGCCCCCGCACCTTCCCGTAGACGTTGGCCAGCGCCATGACCATCAGCGTGTCATCGGTGACGTGCCCGTCACCCTTGTGCAGGGGCGACAGCGGCCGGGCCGTCTGCCAGTCCTCGTGGAAGGGACCCACGAAGTCCACGACGTCGCCGCCGTACCGGGCGCGGATGGCCTCAGGCGTCCGCCCCTCGGTCGGCCCCCCCAGCGCGTCACCCACCGCGCCGCCCAGAATGCAGCCCATGGCTCCGTCCTCAATACTCGTGGCCACGCCGCTCCTCCTGACTCACTTGTAGTACTTCGCGAGGATCTCGTTGCCCTGCTGCTCGATCTGCTTGGCCGCGTCATCCAGCGAGATGCGGTTCGCGAGGAGCTGCTGGAAGGTGGGCGTGAGCACCTTGCTCTTGACCTCGGTGAAGCCCTTGACCTCCTGGAACGGCGCCATGGTCAGGTACTTCGCCGACTCGGTCGCGGTCTTCCAGCCGTTGGCCTCGGTCTGGAAGGGCACGCCCCGCAGCGAGGACATGCGCGTCGGGAAGAGCCAGTCGCCGGCCGCGAGCTTGCCGTTGTTCACGCGGTTGACAAAGCAGCTGATGAACTGCATCGCCTCTTTCTTGTGGGTCGATACGGTCGGGATGCTCAGCGTCTGGGTGGCGGAACCCTGATCCTGCGTCACCGCCTTGATGGGCGGCAACACACCCCAGTTCAGGCCGGGGGGGCCACTTTCCGCGATGGTCTGCCGCGCCCACACGCCGATTCCCGGCAGCATCGCGTACTTGCCGGTGAAGAAGCCGTTGAACAGTTCCGGACTCTGCGCCGTCAGACCGTCCGGCGACGCGGATTTATCGGTGTAGTGCATGTTCAAGAGAATCTTCAGCAGCGCTTTTTCCTTGTCGCCGACCTTCACGACATATTTGTTGCCGCTCTTGTAGAAGTAATCGCCGCCGAAGCCCAGCGCGAGGTTCAGGATGCGGTTGGTGGGCGAACGCAGGCCGAAGGCCGAACCAAACTGGTCGGTCTTGCCGTCGCCGTTGGTATCCAGCGTGAGCTTCTTCGACGCGGCCTGGAATTCCTCCCAGCTCCACGGCTTGGCCACCGTGGGAGGGCGGATCCCGGCTTTCTTGAAGAGGTCTTTGTTGTACAGCGTAATCAGCGACTCCCACAGGAAGGGCACGCCATAGACCGCGCCGTTGTCGGCCGTCACGGTGGCCCACGCGCCCTTGGCGACGTCCGCCTTCATTTCCGCCGGGATTAGCTTCGACAGGTCCGTGAGGTACCCGCGGTCGCCGAATTCCATCACCTCGGTGGACTCGTAGTGGAAGATGTCCGGCACGTTCTTGGCCTCGAAGGACGTGGTGAGGTAGTCCTGGATGGAGTCCCAGGAGACCTGCTGGTAGTCGATCGTGTACGCGGCGTCCTTGGCGTCACACTCCGCGATCGCGGCCTTGGTCGCGGCGAT
The DNA window shown above is from Deinococcus sp. KSM4-11 and carries:
- a CDS encoding esterase family protein encodes the protein MDEPVGLVTVDTRDPHGGPGLTVHSVDSSLLGRAWHYSLYQPPGPVQEPLPLLYLLHGRGGNHTSWADNSKVLEAMDARIRAGTLPAVRAVMPDFGSSWYVDADEPLERAFFADLLPHVEAQVGPPAGRILAGVSMGGYGALRYALTRPHLFGAAMLLSPAIYAGLPPAGSSARRLPAFGTPFRDARWQALNYPRVLSGLSTVPTRFFIAAGDSEFRHPSPAANAEVQAALLHARLTGRGASSHLRIVRGGHDWDVWHPAFLEGLGCVLTPGADL
- a CDS encoding CaiB/BaiF CoA-transferase family protein, yielding MSGAGSDTPLPLAGLRVLDLSSLYAGPLIATNLGDFGADVIKVEHPRGDDARRWGLSKATERGEIPLWWKVISRNKRLLSLDLHLEADRETARELCAWADVVIENFRPGRLEGWNLGYDELSAVNPGLVLVRVTGFGQTGPLSAQPGFGTLAEAFSGFAFITGQPDGPPTLPPFGLADGVAALAGTSAVMMALYWRDARGGRGQVIDLSLYEPLFSILGPQTTEYEQTGTVQTRMGNRSRRTSPRNAYQTLDGRWVALSGGTQQIVDRMLVVIGRPELRADPRFSNAAARRANADELDALVADWIGAHDLDTVLGRFREIEAPIAPVYSIDQIVTDPHVLARQSVVSVPDDDLGSVLMPGVLPRLSATPGRIRHTGRTAIGADADEIYRDILHREPPERTDG
- a CDS encoding CoA ester lyase, which codes for MLFVPGSDERKLAKIGTLGAEALLLDLEDGVAPSAKALAREQVARSLQSAPPGLHVWVRVNAADSPDLYDDLHAVIQPGVEGINLPKVESPDELRRVDWLIGELERRRGVAPGGIQLMATLETVRGVRAADAIAAASPRVVGLCFGAADYSRDLGLAWPPPDGQLSLAVLHAKVALVEASALAGLEPPHDGASGNFRDLERLRSEAEAARALGFSGKHAIHPAQLPVIEDVFAPSAAELEWARRVSEGYEVHAAEGTGAFALEGTMVDAPVAARARALLRRALRQASR
- a CDS encoding ADP-ribosylglycohydrolase family protein is translated as MSVRITWLALEERLEHEFRQLREEGLDPGELERAWAELEGAPAATRREGAGALLDRARELTSVHDDGEAPLLLEGQPAPSLDRSDLLRRLHAGWTGRMAGCLLGKPVEKIPREGIRELLQSGGQWPLDDYFTARGIPHEVLARWPWNRASAPTSLRETITCMPEDDDINYAMLNLAVLEGAGLDFTTEDVATAWLSMMPVLTTFTAERVAYQNLLEKREPPETARHRNPYREWIGAQIRADVWGWAAPGDPALAAALARRDAQLSHTGNGVYAEMWVAAMVAAAFTHADVRAVVEAGLRVIPHGSRLAEAVRFALELPGQTQDWEGALDLLQARYGHYHWVHAINNAALVAAALLYGDGDYSTSICLAVMGGWDTDCNGATVGSIVGTLTGEVPARWSDPLRGEVRSSLRGFDHARIDDLAARTLAVIPQPVAVIR
- a CDS encoding ADP-ribosylglycohydrolase family protein; translated protein: MATSIEDGAMGCILGGAVGDALGGPTEGRTPEAIRARYGGDVVDFVGPFHEDWQTARPLSPLHKGDGHVTDDTLMVMALANVYGKVRGHLSAYDMADHLVAEIADVVTYVPEFERDTVLVNRLFYAEKYLLLRLRQAHVDPREAGVGNVVNCGAAMYMAPVGIVNAGHPAGAYQEAIEIAGAHQSSYGREAAGVLAAAVAEALRPGATVDSVVAACVALARDGTREAILAVTAAARNVHDWRAAIPVLRDAVRPFDSVGEDYRDPDLDARKPSRKRAIEELPVALGMLVATRGTYLDTVLGGVNYGRDSDSIASMGGAVAGALHGEQAIPAHWAAHIQERSRKDLRAVAVSLAAVAREVFEQDQAQFARRVAAFPGPPVAGTVPV
- a CDS encoding sugar ABC transporter substrate-binding protein, translating into MKRLTLITAVLLTAVQPGIHAQAQTPVKLRFVSLAWQTQAIAATKAAIAECDAKDAAYTIDYQQVSWDSIQDYLTTSFEAKNVPDIFHYESTEVMEFGDRGYLTDLSKLIPAEMKADVAKGAWATVTADNGAVYGVPFLWESLITLYNKDLFKKAGIRPPTVAKPWSWEEFQAASKKLTLDTNGDGKTDQFGSAFGLRSPTNRILNLALGFGGDYFYKSGNKYVVKVGDKEKALLKILLNMHYTDKSASPDGLTAQSPELFNGFFTGKYAMLPGIGVWARQTIAESGPPGLNWGVLPPIKAVTQDQGSATQTLSIPTVSTHKKEAMQFISCFVNRVNNGKLAAGDWLFPTRMSSLRGVPFQTEANGWKTATESAKYLTMAPFQEVKGFTEVKSKVLTPTFQQLLANRISLDDAAKQIEQQGNEILAKYYK